The window AAAGTGTTTAAAGTTATTCAAATCAAATGTAGTAGAAGTCATGCTGTAGTTCCAGCTCATAATACCAAATCAACTtccattttttacatttttcctttCAGCTCAAAACCTTTGCACCGTAAAAGAGCTGAATTCATTAAGCAAGCCATACAAAAATGGCATGCATGGATCATTTGCATTAAACTATTAAATTAAAAAGGATCACATCTTGTAATTATATTTCCTTTGACTATACCCTAATCTGACCCCATCATTATTATTCCGAACAATTCTTGCACAACAGTTTCTGAATACCAACAGTACTGGAGGACAGAGATGGACAAGTTTTAGTCTTTTCATTTAAGAGATGAACTATGGACCTGAAGTTGTTCAAACTTGCTAATTGCTGGTTTTAAAATAGGGTCGTCTTGAAATTCAGCTCCAAATTGGTCAACAATATAGTTGGCCAAAAGTTGATGCTCAATTTTGTCCTAATACTTTTGCTACCACCTTTTCAAAGCAGAATAGTTAAGGAGGCACGGCTTATGCCCCAAGGTATACGAAGCACGACTAGCCTAGCCATTCCTCTGTCCTCATGGCCTTTTTGAATGACGGGCCAGGAAAGCTCTGCTGAATTCCTGTTGATTTAGTCACTTCATTTCCCTTCTTCCCTTGGACCTTCTAAAAAGGAAGATTGCAGAGATGTCATGGAGGTACACCACAGCTCAGTAACACATCCAATGGGCTTCAAAAAATAGGGTGATGTGAATAATAGGATGAAAACATGTATGGCATGTTTCCCCTGGGTACCAGTCAACCTACCCAGGTTCATAGGCTGTACTGTATATAAACTATTTGCAGGCGAAGATCTACAAAAAGTTCCCGTAGCTTGTCCTGGTATGAGTCCCCCCTCGAATTCTCACATGTATTGGGATAAGGATATACGCCTTTAACAGGATTTTGAagcaaacttatttttaaactgGTTAGGTCCCACAGGTGCCAGCTAGCTTTTTGCATTTACCAAGTGCAACTTCATCCAGATAAACCATTCAGAAACTCTGTCCTCTGCATCATGGTCGTCTTGAGCTGGCTCCTGTTGAGGTATCCCACACACTACAGAAATAGTAGCCCAAGTTCTCCTCTCAGAACAGAAGGCCTAATTCTGTCCTCAAGCACATCACTGTAAATATGGAGTAAATCCATTAAGTGACTGGAGTTATTCCCAGTTTACATAGGTAGACCTGTAATCAGTCACTAAAGATAGGACCAGATTCTGAAGGATGCACTCAAAGAATCTCTCTCATATCGAGGAGAATTACGGTATCACATACATTAAGCAGCAGAGGAAATCTAGGTTTTTGTTTAGCAGAGGAAGGCTAGTATTAGTCCAGAGTTTcataaaaaatttgaaaaaatctTTATCCAATTATTCAAGACCTACATTATATAATGTATCCAAAAGTGGCAGTGTCTATTCACATCTGTAGAATgtgctatttccccccccccgcaaacaaACAGAAGATAAAGAAAGCCAATTTGTAAAAGCTATAATCAGTTTTTCTTTCCAATACAATATTGATATAAAAATTGGCAGATTCTGAGGCTTGGAAAGAATCCTTACGTAAGTGAATAAACCCATGCTTTACCCAAGCTCTCAATGAATAAGGGCAAGATCATAGCCTATCCTGCACAAGGAAGTAGGGGGATGCAAGGTGCCTCTTACTCCCTTGTACTGGAGTTCTGTACCAACGCTTCCTGTGGGCCTGGGAAAGCAGGCAATACATTCCTCCCCACACATGCAGATGGGCAGAAAGGGCAGGAGTGGCCAGTCTTGACTTCACCTCACCAACATACTAGAGCAGCAAGGAGCATGTGCGGCACCTGTATAGACTCACTGCAGCTTAATCCCTCCACAAATGAGACTGTCACTTCAATTCACAGTcccccaatctccctcccagtCTGCTCCAGCACCCTACCACCCTAGCCTTTTCCATGGGCTAGATTTCAAAAtgacaatctagccctaaatacACAATATGGCCTGAACTGTAGTTCTCTGGCTTTGGTACAGCAAGTTACTTTGATTTTCCTGACCCTCGTGTTGTCACAGTTACCATGTGTCTTGTCCCTTGGATGCTGCAAGATGGAGCAATTAATGACTTTATTATAAGAGTTGGCTGGtgaaaggaaatgaacagagcTTCAGGTGCTGTCACAGTGGGGCTACAGGTAAGTCCTTGAAGTCAGGCTCTCTACATAAAAAGGACTGTTTTGCTATGACACTTAGCACTGGGACGTCTTACGTGAGTAGCCACAGGGACAAAAATGCACTTCAGGAAATAATTTTTGAAGGGTTCAGCTGTATAGCATAGAATTCTCATGTAACAAATACACTCTCCCCAGTGAAAGAGAACTGATGAAGGATGGAAACAGCTAAAATAACATGAGACATGACCAGTCACTTGtgaatttaaacacacacatctTAATATCTCAAGTAATATTGCATTTCTAACCAGCATTCTTGGAAGCATGGActaactactttaaaaaaaaaaaaaaaaaaaccatgcatCAAATCCCAAATTTGAGGTTGAGTTACCAGTTTTTACCTTTGCAGATTAGTCACCTTCATACAAGGTTTGTCGGAACCACAACACAGACACTCATGCAGAGATCATCAGTAGCCTTGGGAATCTAAATTGGTGACCTGCTAGGCTCCGATCTGGCTTGTTTGAACTGGAACCTCATAAGAAAGGAGGTTTGTTGGAAAGAAGATAAATACTTGGAGACACAAGTATATAAGCCACCAATGCAAATGCTGGAAATCTGAACAGTGAAGAACCGGCTCGATTCATTTTGCATTCTaccattttttaatatttagtaaGAATGTAACAAAAGAACTGAACCATACTTACATATGCTGTTTGGCAAATCTTGGCTTAAATCTGATATTCTCGTTGCTGAATGACTGACTTTAGAGACAGAACTGACTGTGTTAAGTGGCTAAAAGGACATTATCTTTTAAGGCCATAAGAGtctaaaaagcattttaaaaggaaaacacaaCAGTATAGGGGACACTGTTCCTAAGCTCCTCTGATGTATATAGAAAAATCTACCACGCCAGGTGAATTATGGGTTTTTTAATCATTAAGGATTGCATCCAATACACACTGGACAAGATAATTTACATTTGCAAAGAACAGAGCTTACTATAGAATTGTCGGTCCCATTTTACCAGTTCCAGAAAAAAAGCCTGCTGCCATATTTAGCAGGCTTCAAATCTCCTTCAATGGGCGGATTTGGCTCTGGTCTTGGTCTGGAATGATAGACATTCTCAGGGATAGGTCGGTCGGTCTGCACTTTTGTGACCTGGAAGGAAAAGTAGTACACTAGAATTTTTCTTGTAGTATTTAATAGACAAAACTACATTAAGCCAACAGCTTGGAGGAGAAACAATACAAGTGGCTTTAATGAGTCATGCAGCAGAAAAAGAAACCATCCATTAGTAGAATTAATCAAATGCTTACTAATTCGGCACATATTGCTTGAAGACTCTGCAAGTATTTAGTAGAACACCTTACAGTTTAGTGGGCCAAAGGACTCATAGTGACAGACTGCCAAAGATACACAGGGCACATTAAGGAAAGGACTCAGACACATTTCTATAATCTAGATTGGGATAAGAAAAGCAGGAAGCAGTGACATCACAGAGTCGTCAGGGAAGAGTAAGATGAAGCAAAAACAGTACAATAATGTGGTCACTTAGGAGAACAACGTGTGTCAAAGgttacacctttttttttttttaactcaatagCTGAAACACTTCCTTCAAGGCAAGTTTCTAATTTAAAGTCTAGCTCCCATTTACACCCAATACAACcccccctgacttcagtggcgcTCCATGCATGCGAGATAAGAATTGGTCTTGTCAACAGTGGGCCAAAacctcagcacctttgaaagctGCTACTTTGCAAATAAAGTAAAAGTATACACAAGTGTGCAAAAGTATGCACAAGAAGTTCCTGTTTTAGCTGTTTGAGGTTAAGCACCTGAACTGTCTCAAAAATTAAGCACAGAAAAAAACAGATGCTCAGTGTTGCCTAAACTTGTATTTTTGAAGGCAATTCTTAAAGGATTATCCACACAACAAAATTAATATCAAATGTTTAGTAGAAGTGTCCACTTCAAACCCAGCACATCCTTTCCTCCAGTCCAATGTCAAATATACAAAAGAACCAGCATAAGCAAATCAATGGAACAGTAGTGTGCACACTACAGAGAATCATCCCCACCAAACATTTTTCCCACATCTATGGCAGCAATTTATTTTGTGCCATTCTGTTTTTTTAACTTATTAAAAATGTAATCAATTGAAAATTTACTGAGTTCCGCTGTCAGCATTTTGTTTTTAAGCTTACGAGCACTCAAGTATTATTAGTAACAGATCAAGAAAAGAACCTCTCACCAAAGCAAGCACACACGGTAGGAAAAAGAGTTCATAATAAAAGATTCCCCACCCCAGAGTGTGCTTAAAGGGCCTCTAcaattctgccacagacttcagcAGAAGGTTGAGAGTTCATCAATAACTTGCCACTTCCATTGCAGTAGAAGTGGTAATTTGAGATGTAGCATGCGAGGGGAACGTTAATAAAACAGCCTGAAGAATCTGGCCATCCGCATAAGGAAGAGCTGAAAGAGTGTCATACAGTACACTGGAACATTTTTCCAATAGACTGAACTGACAAATGGAACACTGGTACATGAGAAAGGAAAGCTGAATTCAAGACAATATGAAAGCTACATAGGGACCTAGAACCGGACATGGCCTCTTGGGGTGTCCAGTCCAGTCCCTTGCTACACCTAGCAAACCTGAAATAAATCCACTGTTATAGTGGAGAAGTTATGAACTCTGCGCTGTATTTATTGCAACCCAACATTCACACAGAGTATCCTAAAATGCTTTACAGAACTAAACATAACAGCTAGTTAAAAATAGTAGATAGAAAAAGATGAGGCATATGCAACAGAAAGATATATTTCAGACTAGAATTGAAATGAGATGGAGAAATACAGGGGGGTTATTCCAGATGACAAGTGCTGAGACTGTGTTAAAGCAACACACATCATCACTTGgaaatctagtcagtttaaaaacagttaaaagtagtttcagctATTATGCGTGAAGAGTAACAAGATGCGAGGCAAACTGGAACACGTACACAGGATGCTTTCAAAACCCGGCAGCACAATTCTGAACTAGTTTCTCAAATAGATGAGAAGCAGTAGATGCACTTCAAGACTACAATAAAGGGGACCATATAGGACCTGGCTAGATAAGGTGATGAACTTGTGTGTCTCTGTTAACATCAGAAAGCCAGCAGCACTCTGCACACGCTGGGGAACAGGGACTTTAGGAGGTCAGAGAGAAGGGAGCTGAAATAACCAGTGAGAAAGGAGATGAAGACATGGGGCAGGATTTCCTAATTACCTTCGACAGCTCTCCCAGATCAGGTCTCACCCAGCCCAAGTTCTCCAGCACACAATTATCAAATGCCAGCTGCTGTTTTCGGCAACGACGAAGCTCTTGAAGGTTGGTATAATCAATACAAGTCCAGTACTCAGTAAAAGGTTCTGCACAGTGTGCCTTAATTTTCCTATAAAACAAAGGATTTTAACTGTGTTATTTGGAAAAGACAAGGTAGCTTATAAGAGCTAGATTAGCAAAGCTGGCACTCTCCCATTCACTCCAGCCCAAAACACATGAACCAATTTCCAAATGGTTGCTATTCAGTAGTTATTTACAAAGTTTATTTTCTGGATGGTATTCATAAAATTGCAAAGTCTGGTTATTTTGAAAGTAATAGATAAAAGAAAGAttagtaataaataaaaaaaatgacaacACATATGCATGGCATTTCACAGTACATTTCATACTACTACTCCCTGTCaagaagagcttacagtctaagcatATGACTTCATAATTCCACACTGATCTCAATACAATGTAACTACAATACAATTATTAATATGATTGTTAAGCTCAGTCAGCTTTCAGACACCATTCTGACCTCTCACTTAGTGCATGCTTATTTTAATTATGTAATGTGAATGCTCTTTTCATGATATTTCACTGCTTccaactttgatttttttttaagcttagcAAGACACATGCTCTATTATTAAGGTTgcgagtctgtcatggaggtcacagattctgtgacctccgtgactttggcaatggctggtgatgtctcaggggctgcccaacccgggcagcccctgggccagcagcagcagtttgggcgtgtgggagggggttaggggcagggggttggggaatgTGCTTACCTAGGGATGGGGAGCTCCCCGggtggctcccactggcatggccccCCTTGCAGCTCATAGGCACCCAGGGGGGCTCCGCGTTGCACACTGCCCACGCCCACAGGccccatccccgcagctcccattggctgcagttcccggacAATGTGGCAGCCAGCGCTTGTGGCGGGAGCAGCAgagcccctgctctggcccctgcCACCTAGTAGCTGCAGGGACACGTTGCTGGGTAggaagcccctgccagcccgtggccccccctccccaccaatgcCAGCGGGGGTCCCAAGCCACATCCCCCAGCACCCACGGactgcgcccccccctccccgagcacccaTGGCCCCTCACCCAAATTTTAGTCAgggtgggtatttttagtaaaagtcatggacaggtcacaggcctgtgaatttttgtttacgaCCTGTGACCTCTTAAtggtttttactaaaaatacccatgattaaaacatagccttatctattattaatatttatagtGTAATAGCACCTAAGGGCCTCAATCACGATCAGGCCTCACCTT is drawn from Chrysemys picta bellii isolate R12L10 chromosome 18, ASM1138683v2, whole genome shotgun sequence and contains these coding sequences:
- the NDUFA8 gene encoding NADH dehydrogenase [ubiquinone] 1 alpha subcomplex subunit 8, which codes for MPGSLQVPPLEELDVQEVSVGSSVLKAAAHHYGSQCDKPNKEFMLCRWEEKDPRKCLKEGKQVNQCALEFFRKIKAHCAEPFTEYWTCIDYTNLQELRRCRKQQLAFDNCVLENLGWVRPDLGELSKVTKVQTDRPIPENVYHSRPRPEPNPPIEGDLKPAKYGSRLFFWNW